One part of the Tunicatimonas pelagia genome encodes these proteins:
- a CDS encoding SusC/RagA family TonB-linked outer membrane protein, protein MRNLLLLLISGSISFGVFAQDITVSGRVTDLSSDEPLPGVNILAKGTATGTITDADGNYSLSLPNSVQTLVFSSIGYEKIEEAINGRSTINIDLSPDIQALQEIVVVGYGTQQKKDLTGAIVRADIESLAEQPNTNILQSLQGNVPGLNVGVETQAGETPSFSIRGQNSLSGSGEPLIVVDGIIYRGNLRDINTNDVASIDVLKDASSTAVYGSQAANGVILVTTKSGADNSGKPIFNYSGSFGLRTPGHVPDYYDTEGYIGLFEKFYWRQSRLEPDFLTPNPDFNPADAGNMEPEMVEALNSGNGVDWWDLITQTGSVQNHTLSISGGSERSRYYISGAYTDQKDVVINDEYQRITGRVNFENSLTDWLTIGTNSFVAANDLSGSEPSVGNGYDMPPLAIPYDENGDPVLFPTGLLRTSPLIALQEDNLDKVLSLSGILYATVEVPWVEGLSYRVNYSNNYRVTRQFNFDPSAQNFAGEARKLNRSNYDWTLDHILTYKHQFGDIHNLDVTLLYGRESRRSESNEATSIGFVNRALGYNSLEAGTLQQTFSDAWEEDMIYSMARVNYSLMDRYTLTGTVRRDGFSGFGENNKTGIFPSVGVGWAISEENFASGLPWLSFLKLRATYGVSGNRTLGRYATLSRIATQPAYVFGDGGGTEIGQNITTLANADLGWETTTGLNLGLDFGIVKDRISGNIEYYNTRTNDLLYQINIPDITGFSSVFTNLGEIANHGIEFTINTVNVKTSNFQWNSSFNYSRNRNEIVSLLGRDDDGDGQEDDIVASGLFIGEPIGAIYEFESDGIYQFGNDIPDGYSPGQYRIKNQNGDNAIDPINDRRILGYREPSYRFSFNNEFRYQNWTLKAYIYSIQGGNDFYYGNNTPYIDYIGRDNIITYYNIPKVWDFWTPDNPNAEYPALLNQPPINFRTYRQRSFIRLQNVSLGYNFNSAKLEEMGIRNLNVFINGNNLLTFTDWKGWDPEPERDLNEGGRTVRSPYGITRGGRPLVRSYTLGINFSF, encoded by the coding sequence ATGCGAAACCTTTTACTGCTCCTAATAAGCGGTAGTATTTCTTTTGGTGTATTTGCCCAAGACATCACTGTTTCCGGAAGAGTTACAGATTTGTCGAGTGATGAACCTTTACCGGGAGTAAATATTCTGGCGAAAGGGACAGCCACTGGTACAATAACCGATGCTGACGGGAACTACAGTCTGTCGCTACCGAATTCAGTACAAACTTTAGTCTTTTCTTCTATTGGCTACGAGAAGATTGAAGAGGCTATTAACGGAAGAAGTACCATCAACATTGATCTGTCGCCCGATATTCAGGCGTTACAAGAAATCGTAGTAGTGGGCTACGGTACTCAACAGAAGAAAGATCTGACTGGGGCGATTGTACGGGCTGATATAGAGTCGCTAGCCGAGCAACCCAATACGAACATTCTACAAAGTCTACAGGGTAACGTACCCGGACTTAACGTAGGGGTAGAAACCCAGGCCGGTGAAACCCCTTCCTTTTCCATTCGGGGGCAAAACTCACTATCAGGTAGCGGAGAACCACTTATTGTGGTTGACGGAATTATCTACCGAGGCAATCTGCGGGACATTAATACCAATGATGTAGCCTCTATCGACGTGCTAAAGGATGCCAGTTCTACGGCAGTTTACGGTTCACAAGCGGCCAATGGAGTTATTTTAGTTACTACTAAATCTGGCGCAGATAACTCGGGTAAACCCATATTCAATTACTCCGGTTCGTTTGGACTGCGTACCCCAGGTCATGTACCCGATTACTATGATACTGAAGGATATATCGGACTATTTGAGAAGTTCTACTGGCGACAGTCGCGTTTGGAGCCAGATTTCCTGACTCCCAACCCGGACTTCAACCCGGCTGATGCGGGTAACATGGAGCCCGAAATGGTAGAGGCACTTAATAGTGGTAACGGAGTAGACTGGTGGGATTTGATTACTCAAACTGGATCAGTACAAAATCACACCTTGAGCATTAGCGGGGGTTCCGAGCGGTCAAGGTACTACATCTCTGGAGCGTATACTGATCAGAAAGACGTGGTAATCAATGATGAGTACCAACGAATTACGGGGCGAGTGAACTTTGAGAATTCTCTGACTGATTGGCTGACGATTGGTACCAATTCCTTTGTAGCAGCCAATGATTTGTCGGGCAGTGAGCCTAGTGTAGGTAATGGCTACGATATGCCACCTTTGGCGATTCCGTACGATGAGAACGGCGATCCAGTGCTATTCCCTACGGGTTTATTACGTACCAGCCCACTCATTGCACTACAAGAAGATAACTTAGATAAAGTGTTAAGTCTTTCGGGCATTCTGTACGCTACAGTAGAGGTGCCCTGGGTAGAAGGGCTTAGCTACCGGGTGAATTACTCGAATAACTACCGAGTAACTCGGCAGTTTAATTTTGATCCTTCGGCTCAAAACTTTGCCGGAGAAGCCCGGAAGCTTAACCGATCCAACTACGACTGGACGCTTGACCATATTCTGACCTATAAGCACCAGTTCGGTGATATTCACAACCTGGATGTAACCTTGCTCTACGGCCGGGAAAGTCGCCGTAGCGAAAGCAACGAAGCTACCTCTATCGGATTTGTTAATCGCGCATTAGGGTACAACAGCCTAGAAGCAGGGACACTTCAGCAGACCTTCTCGGATGCCTGGGAAGAGGATATGATCTACTCTATGGCTCGGGTCAATTATAGTCTGATGGATCGCTATACCCTAACGGGAACAGTGCGGCGAGACGGTTTTTCCGGCTTTGGTGAAAACAACAAAACTGGTATCTTTCCTTCAGTAGGGGTTGGTTGGGCTATTAGCGAAGAAAATTTTGCTAGCGGTCTGCCGTGGCTAAGCTTTTTAAAGCTGCGCGCTACCTACGGGGTGAGCGGTAATCGTACTCTGGGACGATACGCCACCCTGTCGCGTATCGCTACTCAACCCGCCTACGTGTTTGGTGACGGAGGGGGTACCGAGATTGGACAAAACATTACTACGTTAGCGAATGCTGATCTAGGTTGGGAGACCACCACTGGACTTAATCTGGGACTGGATTTTGGTATTGTAAAGGACCGTATATCGGGAAATATTGAGTACTATAATACTCGCACGAATGATCTGCTTTACCAGATTAATATTCCTGATATCACAGGTTTCTCTTCCGTATTTACGAACCTAGGCGAGATTGCTAATCACGGTATTGAGTTCACCATCAATACTGTCAATGTAAAAACCTCCAATTTTCAGTGGAACAGTTCGTTCAACTACTCTCGCAATCGCAACGAAATAGTATCACTGCTAGGGCGCGACGATGATGGCGACGGACAGGAAGATGATATTGTAGCCAGTGGACTCTTCATTGGCGAACCAATTGGAGCTATTTACGAATTTGAAAGCGATGGTATCTACCAGTTTGGCAATGATATCCCCGATGGCTACAGTCCGGGACAGTACCGAATTAAAAACCAGAATGGTGACAATGCGATTGACCCTATCAACGACCGCAGAATACTAGGGTATCGTGAGCCGTCCTACCGCTTTAGCTTCAACAATGAGTTCCGCTACCAGAACTGGACGCTCAAAGCGTACATTTACTCCATTCAGGGAGGAAATGATTTTTACTACGGCAACAATACTCCCTACATCGATTACATCGGAAGAGATAATATTATCACCTACTACAATATTCCGAAGGTGTGGGATTTCTGGACCCCTGATAACCCGAATGCCGAATATCCGGCTCTGTTAAATCAGCCGCCGATCAACTTCCGCACCTACCGGCAGCGTAGCTTCATCCGGCTACAAAACGTATCGCTAGGCTATAACTTTAACTCAGCGAAGCTAGAAGAAATGGGTATCCGTAATTTGAACGTATTCATTAACGGAAACAATCTACTCACCTTTACCGACTGGAAAGGTTGGGACCCCGAGCCAGAGCGCGACTTGAATGAAGGAGGACGCACCGTTCGGAGTCCCTACGGCATTACCCGCGGTGGTCGGCCTCTGGTACGCAGTTATACCTTAGGTATTAACTTTAGTTTTTAA
- a CDS encoding RagB/SusD family nutrient uptake outer membrane protein yields MKILRYTLLLSLGVFLTQACNEDEILREEPLDFLSPSNAFVEPEHVASAVFQLYNQARSYYADNTSSGNFFTHFIWGTDVAMHGRNPEVDGFGDYRIINSQSGVPQERWEKLYEMVYNANVVINRIEEVSFNEEANKQTLLGEAYFFRAWAYRHLGHLYGGVPLVTEETLEPQRDFTRATRQKVYEQVKADLELARERLPEVAEVDADGRLSKAAADHVLSEILISLEDYQGAIDAASRVIDNPNFALMTERFGSRADEPGDVYWDLFRLNNQNRSAGNTEGIWVMQVEYNTPGGYGDPNGDARFYERTLGPQYNRAQGTDGNALFLGPTTYHGGRGQGYIRPTDLYFHEVWQGEEGDIRNSNFNILRRWVVDNPESEFFGDTIDMNNPNYVDFVAGSSERQDTLQYFYPFVLKISMINNHYDTEFQDEATGELAGSARRTYLDWYAVRLAETYLLRAEAYLKAGDQAAAAADINAVRERANAGAVSAGEADIDLILDERARELFMEEPRRVTLARLGLLYDRTQRYNPYAGATIEPHNNLWPIPFSEIERNTLAELTQNEGYD; encoded by the coding sequence ATGAAAATACTACGATATACATTACTATTGAGCCTGGGGGTATTTCTGACTCAGGCCTGTAATGAAGATGAAATCTTACGAGAAGAACCTCTTGATTTTCTAAGTCCATCGAATGCTTTTGTAGAGCCGGAGCACGTAGCTTCCGCTGTCTTTCAACTGTACAACCAAGCTCGTAGCTACTACGCCGACAATACCTCGAGTGGTAACTTCTTTACGCACTTTATCTGGGGAACTGATGTAGCAATGCACGGTCGTAATCCGGAAGTTGATGGCTTTGGCGATTACCGGATTATCAACTCTCAGTCGGGCGTACCGCAGGAGCGTTGGGAGAAGCTGTACGAAATGGTATACAACGCCAATGTGGTGATTAACCGTATTGAGGAAGTTTCTTTTAATGAAGAAGCTAACAAGCAAACCCTATTAGGCGAAGCCTATTTCTTCCGAGCTTGGGCGTACCGTCACTTAGGGCACCTTTACGGTGGAGTCCCCTTGGTAACCGAAGAAACCCTTGAACCCCAGCGCGATTTTACCCGAGCCACCCGGCAGAAGGTATACGAGCAAGTAAAAGCTGATTTAGAACTAGCCCGCGAACGCCTACCCGAAGTGGCGGAGGTAGATGCCGACGGGCGACTAAGCAAAGCGGCTGCTGACCACGTGCTGAGTGAAATCCTGATTAGCCTGGAAGATTATCAAGGTGCTATTGATGCTGCCTCGCGGGTGATTGACAACCCTAATTTTGCTTTAATGACTGAACGCTTCGGCTCCCGTGCTGATGAACCCGGCGATGTGTACTGGGATTTGTTTCGGTTGAATAATCAGAATCGCTCGGCGGGTAATACTGAAGGCATTTGGGTGATGCAAGTAGAATATAACACCCCGGGTGGGTACGGCGATCCTAACGGCGATGCTCGTTTCTACGAGCGTACGCTTGGTCCTCAGTACAATCGGGCCCAAGGTACCGATGGTAACGCGCTGTTTCTGGGACCTACAACCTACCACGGTGGGCGGGGACAGGGCTACATTCGGCCAACCGATTTGTACTTCCACGAGGTGTGGCAGGGAGAAGAAGGCGATATTCGTAATTCAAACTTCAATATTTTGCGCCGATGGGTGGTGGACAATCCCGAATCAGAATTTTTTGGGGATACCATCGATATGAACAATCCTAATTACGTGGATTTTGTAGCAGGCTCCAGTGAGCGGCAAGACACGTTACAGTACTTTTACCCTTTTGTTCTGAAAATCTCTATGATTAACAACCACTATGATACGGAGTTTCAAGACGAGGCTACCGGTGAACTAGCCGGTTCGGCTCGCCGTACTTACTTAGACTGGTACGCAGTTCGTCTGGCCGAGACCTATTTGTTGAGAGCTGAAGCCTACCTGAAAGCCGGTGATCAAGCTGCTGCGGCTGCTGACATCAATGCTGTGCGAGAAAGGGCTAACGCTGGTGCAGTATCGGCGGGAGAAGCAGATATTGATCTGATTTTGGATGAGCGGGCGCGTGAACTCTTTATGGAAGAACCCCGGCGGGTAACCTTAGCACGTTTAGGGTTACTGTATGATCGTACTCAGCGATATAACCCTTATGCAGGAGCGACCATTGAACCGCACAATAACTTATGGCCTATTCCCTTTAGTGAGATTGAACGCAACACATTAGCCGAGCTTACCCAAAACGAAGGCTACGATTAG
- a CDS encoding alpha/beta hydrolase, with amino-acid sequence MKFYYLIPTRNSFVVLTAVTLLLNPLLGISKNFRGHSADSLPGDSITLPLWPTVVPNEQDTLGLEKDSTQPDDNLVAGRRVIRLINVSQPAITVYHPPAERSTGTAVVVCPGGGYYVLAMDLEGTEVCQWLNSLGITAILLKYRVPRRNNLPKHVAPLQDAQRAMGLVRQHARAWSIDPERVGMIGFSAGGHLTATLSNNYRQRTYEPIDSADYLNCRPNFSMLIYPAYLMDKEDSTQLSAELPVNKSTPPTFIVQTADDGIGVENSLLYYLKLKQAGVPAEMHLYATGGHGYGLRSIESNVSTWPIQAERWLQTIGVLTQ; translated from the coding sequence GTGAAGTTTTACTATCTGATACCTACCCGGAATTCTTTTGTTGTGCTGACGGCAGTTACCTTGTTATTGAATCCATTACTCGGTATTAGCAAAAACTTCAGAGGGCATTCGGCCGATAGTCTACCGGGCGATAGCATCACCCTACCGCTATGGCCTACCGTAGTACCGAACGAACAGGATACCCTCGGTCTGGAGAAAGACAGTACTCAACCCGATGACAATTTAGTGGCGGGGCGGCGTGTTATCCGACTTATTAACGTAAGCCAACCAGCTATCACGGTTTATCATCCCCCGGCCGAAAGGTCTACAGGCACCGCTGTGGTGGTATGCCCCGGCGGTGGATACTATGTTTTGGCTATGGATCTAGAAGGAACCGAAGTTTGCCAATGGCTCAATTCGTTAGGCATTACGGCGATACTACTCAAATATCGAGTGCCTCGTCGCAATAACCTGCCTAAGCATGTTGCGCCTCTTCAGGATGCACAACGAGCGATGGGACTGGTTCGTCAGCATGCCCGAGCTTGGAGTATTGATCCGGAACGGGTAGGTATGATTGGTTTCTCGGCGGGTGGTCACCTCACTGCTACGCTAAGTAATAACTATCGTCAAAGAACCTACGAACCGATTGATTCGGCAGACTACCTGAATTGTCGCCCAAATTTTTCCATGCTGATTTATCCAGCTTATTTAATGGATAAGGAAGATAGTACCCAGCTATCGGCTGAACTTCCAGTAAATAAAAGCACCCCGCCCACCTTTATCGTCCAGACAGCAGACGATGGAATTGGGGTAGAAAATAGCTTGTTGTATTATCTGAAACTCAAGCAGGCAGGTGTTCCCGCTGAGATGCACTTATATGCTACAGGTGGTCACGGATACGGTTTACGATCTATTGAAAGTAACGTCAGCACCTGGCCAATACAAGCCGAGCGGTGGTTACAAACGATAGGTGTGCTTACTCAGTAA
- a CDS encoding FadR/GntR family transcriptional regulator: MADKIEIRLQQYFKKHQLKPGDAIPKEIELAEALGVSRNVVREALSRFRMLGMVESRKKRGMILANPDVFAAMDRVLDPQILDEKTIEELFEMRLVIEMGIADLLFARITDQDILSLLTIVEKERKAVSDEVRVRCDMNFHGTLYEVAGNNLLKRFQKLLTPVFNYYRELEQQSRRIVSPVTHQDIIDTLKQGTPADYREAMREHLKPKFERL, from the coding sequence ATGGCGGACAAGATAGAAATCCGCTTACAACAATATTTTAAGAAACATCAGCTCAAACCGGGAGACGCCATTCCCAAAGAAATAGAATTAGCTGAAGCCTTAGGAGTTAGTCGAAATGTAGTCCGGGAAGCTCTGAGCCGGTTCCGTATGTTGGGTATGGTTGAGTCCCGGAAAAAGCGAGGCATGATACTAGCAAATCCCGATGTTTTCGCTGCAATGGATCGAGTGCTCGATCCTCAAATTTTGGATGAAAAAACTATTGAAGAACTCTTCGAAATGCGCCTAGTTATTGAAATGGGAATTGCCGATTTATTGTTCGCTAGAATTACAGATCAGGATATATTATCCCTTTTAACTATTGTAGAAAAGGAACGAAAGGCGGTGTCAGATGAGGTTCGAGTGCGCTGTGACATGAATTTCCACGGTACGCTGTACGAAGTTGCTGGTAATAATCTGTTAAAACGATTTCAGAAGCTGTTAACTCCGGTATTTAACTACTATCGAGAGCTTGAGCAGCAATCGCGACGGATAGTTAGCCCAGTTACTCACCAGGATATTATCGATACACTAAAACAAGGAACTCCCGCCGACTATCGAGAAGCCATGCGGGAGCACCTAAAGCCTAAGTTTGAGCGACTCTAA
- a CDS encoding glycoside hydrolase family 43 protein, with product MFYIIYNLKRSSLLLAGLLIYFSAFAQESTPPNGPLAWGDQGDGTFRNPVLFADYNNPDVIRVGDDFYMVAASHHFMGNPILHSRDMINWRIIARLWRELPIDSIYDQPGQAYQKGSWAPALVHHDGKFWVYFCTPSEGLYLTTAENPSGPWSPLIEVKRVVRWEDPYPFWDDDGQAYLLRSEQGAGPVILHKMSTDGQKILDGGKVIAYGPVLEGPKMLKRNGYYYIFAPEGGIEHGYQVVMRSKNIYGPYEKKVVLERGSTDINGPHQGAWVELENGEVWFYHFQQINGYGRVLWLEPAAWGDDGWPVMGKDYDGNGIGEPVKVVNKPTIAGEHPITVPASSDEFNQDTLGLQWLWNHNPDDAHWSLNERSGFLRLKALPLVEKAGRTHNLDSVPYDSSIIFAKNTLVQLVMGRESQTTTEMHLTDLQDSQYAGLSLFNKRYASIGVIQEDGRTRLCAERNDTKQTGPVVNQEQVWLRATVEFTEGEAIGRTYYSLDQENFTELGESIPIVRAWFEGTKYALFNYNSEDQGGTVDFNWFRYTHDGPQNEND from the coding sequence ATGTTCTACATAATATACAACCTAAAAAGGTCAAGCCTTCTATTAGCTGGTTTGCTGATCTACTTTTCTGCTTTCGCGCAAGAATCTACTCCACCCAACGGCCCTCTAGCCTGGGGCGACCAGGGCGACGGCACCTTCCGCAACCCTGTGCTCTTCGCCGACTATAATAATCCCGATGTGATTCGGGTAGGTGACGACTTTTATATGGTGGCTGCTTCACACCACTTTATGGGTAATCCTATTCTACACTCCCGCGACATGATCAACTGGAGGATCATCGCTCGTCTTTGGCGTGAGTTGCCAATTGATTCTATTTACGACCAGCCAGGGCAGGCGTACCAAAAGGGCAGTTGGGCTCCGGCTCTGGTGCATCACGATGGTAAGTTCTGGGTTTATTTCTGTACTCCAAGCGAAGGTTTGTACCTCACTACCGCCGAAAATCCATCCGGGCCCTGGTCGCCGCTGATAGAGGTGAAGCGAGTGGTGCGCTGGGAAGATCCCTACCCCTTCTGGGACGATGATGGGCAAGCGTATTTACTACGTAGCGAGCAAGGGGCGGGGCCGGTTATCCTGCATAAAATGAGTACTGATGGGCAAAAGATTTTAGACGGTGGAAAAGTGATTGCCTACGGCCCGGTGTTGGAAGGGCCAAAGATGCTGAAACGCAACGGCTACTACTACATCTTTGCCCCCGAAGGCGGCATTGAGCACGGCTACCAAGTGGTGATGCGGTCAAAAAACATCTACGGACCATACGAAAAGAAGGTAGTTTTAGAGCGTGGTTCAACCGATATTAATGGGCCTCACCAAGGAGCTTGGGTAGAATTAGAAAACGGAGAGGTGTGGTTCTATCACTTTCAGCAAATCAATGGCTACGGTCGAGTGCTATGGCTGGAACCCGCCGCCTGGGGTGACGATGGTTGGCCGGTGATGGGCAAAGACTACGATGGCAATGGCATCGGTGAGCCAGTGAAGGTCGTCAACAAGCCCACCATCGCAGGCGAACATCCCATCACCGTACCGGCTAGCTCTGATGAGTTTAATCAGGACACCTTAGGATTACAGTGGCTCTGGAACCATAATCCTGATGATGCCCACTGGTCGCTAAACGAACGCTCGGGCTTTCTACGACTAAAAGCACTACCATTGGTAGAAAAGGCGGGACGTACTCACAACCTGGATTCGGTACCCTACGATTCGTCTATTATTTTCGCTAAAAACACGTTGGTACAACTGGTGATGGGACGAGAAAGCCAGACCACTACCGAGATGCACCTTACGGACCTTCAGGATAGTCAGTACGCCGGACTGAGCTTGTTCAATAAGCGATATGCTTCTATCGGAGTCATTCAGGAAGATGGGCGTACTCGGTTATGCGCCGAACGTAACGATACGAAACAGACCGGACCAGTGGTAAACCAAGAGCAAGTATGGCTTCGGGCTACGGTGGAATTTACGGAGGGAGAAGCCATTGGCCGTACCTACTACAGCTTGGATCAAGAAAATTTTACTGAGCTAGGCGAGTCGATTCCCATTGTGCGGGCGTGGTTTGAAGGTACAAAGTACGCTTTATTTAACTACAACTCTGAAGATCAGGGGGGTACAGTAGATTTTAATTGGTTCCGTTACACGCACGACGGCCCACAAAATGAAAACGACTAA
- a CDS encoding TRAP transporter large permease subunit: MLIHWILVLIFLNGRLLLIEIFIDAEPGLQIVVLVLLPISEAIGMYSRLAAVHFGVLVVSNMIIGLVTLSVGSTPFVASAVSGATVAQMVPYVLRFLLVIMLTQLIITYYPPITTFLPSLMGK; encoded by the coding sequence TTGTTAATTCATTGGATATTAGTACTAATATTTCTGAACGGCCGACTACTGTTGATTGAAATATTCATAGATGCCGAACCGGGATTACAGATTGTAGTACTAGTGCTTCTCCCAATCAGCGAAGCAATTGGCATGTACAGCAGGTTAGCCGCGGTGCATTTCGGAGTATTGGTTGTTTCAAATATGATCATCGGTCTGGTAACCCTATCGGTAGGATCTACTCCATTCGTTGCTAGTGCTGTAAGTGGGGCAACTGTTGCTCAGATGGTGCCTTACGTACTTCGTTTTCTGTTAGTGATAATGCTCACCCAACTGATTATTACCTATTATCCACCCATCACCACCTTTTTGCCTTCGTTGATGGGTAAGTAG
- a CDS encoding sodium:solute symporter: MPSPSFGWINYTVVGAYLALLVALGFYFSRRRSTTDDYFRAGQRVPWWAAGLSIFGTQLSASTFMAIPAKTFATDWAYFMLNMTIIMVSPLIVFVFLPFFRRLNVTTAYEYLEKRFNLATRLLGSLMFIGLQLGRVGIVIYLPAIALSLVTGVDVRWCIILMGTLSILYTVLGGIEAVIWTDVLQVVVLLGGALFCLVYFGFSIEGGYDRIWEAAQNDDKFNLFDFRFDFTQPTFWVVVLGGVGANIVSYGSDQAVVQRYLTTRNERNAARGIWTDAALTLPATLIFFGIGTALYVFYLQQVPDVVQATPDAIFPYFIVSELPPGIAGLLIAGVFAAAMSSLDSSMNSVATVVTTDFYRRLNSTATERRYLRVAQGSTAAIGIIGTMMALLLTQWDIQSLWDQLNTFIGLFAGGLAGVFLLGMFTRRANGPGAVAGILTSALVQWSVAAFTDMHLLLYATSGLVSAFMVGYATSLLTSKPSKDLNRLTIYTLLKESKTNSTE, from the coding sequence ATGCCCTCTCCTTCTTTTGGCTGGATTAACTATACAGTAGTCGGTGCTTACTTAGCGTTGTTAGTAGCTTTAGGTTTTTATTTCTCACGGCGACGTAGTACTACCGATGATTACTTCCGAGCCGGACAGCGCGTTCCTTGGTGGGCAGCGGGGCTCAGCATTTTTGGCACCCAGCTCAGTGCCTCTACGTTTATGGCCATCCCAGCTAAAACCTTCGCTACTGACTGGGCCTACTTCATGCTCAATATGACCATTATCATGGTATCACCACTGATCGTGTTTGTCTTCCTACCCTTCTTTCGGCGCCTTAATGTTACCACTGCCTATGAGTACCTGGAGAAGCGATTCAATCTAGCCACACGCTTACTAGGTAGTTTAATGTTTATCGGTTTGCAACTCGGGCGAGTAGGTATTGTAATTTATTTACCTGCTATTGCGCTGTCGCTAGTAACCGGCGTAGATGTTCGCTGGTGCATTATCCTGATGGGTACCCTAAGCATTTTATATACTGTGTTAGGTGGCATTGAGGCAGTGATTTGGACTGATGTGCTACAGGTAGTAGTGCTACTAGGCGGAGCACTATTTTGTCTGGTCTATTTTGGATTCTCTATCGAGGGAGGGTACGATCGTATATGGGAAGCAGCACAGAATGACGATAAATTTAACCTATTTGACTTTCGGTTTGATTTTACTCAACCCACTTTCTGGGTAGTAGTATTAGGTGGTGTTGGGGCAAATATTGTGAGCTATGGTAGCGATCAAGCCGTAGTACAACGCTATCTTACCACCCGTAATGAACGAAACGCTGCGCGAGGTATTTGGACTGATGCAGCACTGACTCTCCCCGCTACGCTAATCTTTTTTGGCATTGGCACTGCCCTGTATGTATTCTACCTACAACAAGTACCCGATGTGGTGCAAGCTACCCCTGATGCGATCTTTCCTTATTTTATCGTATCGGAGCTGCCTCCTGGCATTGCCGGACTACTAATCGCCGGTGTATTCGCCGCTGCGATGTCCAGCCTTGATAGCAGTATGAATTCGGTAGCTACGGTGGTTACCACGGACTTCTACCGTCGCCTTAACAGTACAGCTACCGAACGACGATATTTACGAGTAGCTCAGGGAAGTACTGCAGCCATTGGCATTATTGGAACCATGATGGCGCTGTTGCTTACTCAATGGGATATTCAATCGTTATGGGATCAACTAAATACGTTTATTGGCTTGTTTGCCGGAGGACTAGCGGGAGTGTTTCTGCTTGGTATGTTCACCAGACGAGCCAACGGGCCAGGGGCAGTGGCGGGCATTCTAACCAGTGCATTGGTACAGTGGAGCGTAGCAGCCTTCACCGATATGCATCTGCTGCTCTACGCTACTAGCGGTCTAGTATCGGCTTTTATGGTAGGATACGCTACAAGTTTGCTCACGTCAAAACCTTCCAAAGATCTAAATCGGTTAACAATATACACACTACTAAAAGAGAGTAAAACGAATTCAACCGAATGA